The DNA window GAAAGAGTGGTGAGGATAGTGTGGTTGATATGTTTATGAACTTTCAGAAGGCACTTGTTAAAGTGCCACATTATAAATGTGttggcccatgggattaaagggccagtgACAGTGTGAATACAAAATTAgctaaaagacagaaagcagagtaatggtgaacagttgtttttcagactgaagggaggTGTACAGTGGTAttcttccaccccaccccccacaaagaattaggacttgggtatacaggacataattgcaaagtttgcagatggcatgaaatTCGGAAAAGCAGGTAACAGTGAGGAAGATCTTAACTGACTTCAGGACAGATTGATGAAATGTGTattcacatggcagatgaaatttagcatagagaagtatgaagtgattgcCCCtcgttattcttcctaccaaaatcaatgtaaactaaatgctacaattttaaagggggatgTGCGATAGAGACCTGGGGGTTTGCATACacgaatctttgaaggtagcagggcaagttAAAGAAAGGCTATTAGAAAAggaatatgggatccttggctttaaaaTATAtgcgtagagcacaaaatcaaggaagttgtattcagaggtgagagtgactgcccttgacatcaaggcagcatttgcccaaggatggcattaaggagccctagcaaaattggagtcaatgggaatcggggagaaaactcttcgttggttggagtcgtacctagcgcaaagggagttcctcagggtagtgtcctaggcccaaccatctttagctgcttcatcaatgaccttccttcactcatacagtcagaagtggggatgttcgctgatgattgcaccatgttcagcaccattcacgacgactcagatattgaagctgtctgtgtagaaatgcagcaagacctgggtaatatcctggcttgggctgataagtggcaagtaacattcatgccatgcaagtgccaggcaatgactatctccaacaagagagaatctaaccatctcccccaccATCATCACCCTGGCAGACACTGTTGACCAGaaacaactggaccagccacataaatgcctcgGCATTCTAGGCCATGTTGGAGGTCAGGTATTCTGTGGCGAGTGGTTCACCACCTATCTCCCAAAGCCATTCCATACCTACAAGGCGCAAGTGGGAGACTGATGGAATCCTGTCCGCTGCCTGACTGGTGCAGCTGCAACTcgaagctcaatgccatccaggatGAAGGcatccacttgattggcagcccaaccACCACTTCAAACATCCATCCCCTTCATCACCAGCGCATCATGGCTGCAGTATGTATTATCTACAAACTAGACTGCAGTTACTTGCCAAGGCTTctgtgacagcacctcccaaagccTTGACCTCCatcagctagaaggacaagagtagcagttAGATGGGCACATCATCACTTCCAAGTTCCCATCGAAGTCATACGCAGTCCCGACTAATCCATATATCACGGTTCCCTTATGGTCATTGGGttaactgtgggagtaccttcacaatgcagactgcagtgcttcaagaagaaggcccactacCAGTATTCCCTTCTGTAAGTTGCACGGCAGCTTAGCAACCGGGAAGTTCCCGCGCAGGCAGAGCACAATTCAGACCCTCTAAGTAATTGCGTGCACAGCCGCACAATAAAAACAAAGATTCTGTGTACTTAAATGAATAGGCCATGCACAACAAAAGAAAACATTTAGAGAAGTTGCCCACTATCACCAGGACACCTTGTGATCAGCAAGAAATGCCTGCCTTGCCATTAGAGTTCATATCCTGAATTATTTTTTTTAGTTTGAAAAGCTAACTAAGCACAGAGCGAGCAATCAGCCTAGGAAAGTTTTTTACCACTCCAGCATCAGTAATTGCCTTTTAATGGGGTGGTGCATTTCTGTGAAATAAAATGTACACACACTATTGCAGGAGCATTAAGTTGGTGGATTTTTGTTTTGTTAAATTAATTCTTGGGATCTGGGCATTGATGACCAGGCTGGCATTTGTTGACCTTGGGAAGGTAGAGGTGGGCCTTGTTCTTGATTAGCTGCAGTGGATGTGAAGAAGATAGTCCCTGCTGTTCGGTAGGAAGTTTTAGGATTTTGACAATGATGATGGAGGTGATGGTGCTCTTGTGCGCTTGCTGCCCTTCGAAATAAAGTGTAAACTCACAATGGGAGCGGGTTTTATGCGGGGGGCATAAAATAAAATATTCACTCGCTTTAATGAGTGTTATGCACGCTGGGAGGGGTTTAATGCAAGCGATGTTACAATGTGTTTTCATTGTAGTGTAGCCTGTGAGAACTGTTCATATTGGAAACATGTGTCTGTAGTTAACCCTGTGCAATAATGCATCTTCATATCTTTAAAGGATGGGAGCAAAGTGGTCACAGCGTCATGTGATAAAACTGCAAAGATGTGGGACCTCAATAGTAACCAGGCGATACAGATTGCGCAAGTAAGTGGAAAATAAGGTACTCGGTAGCAATACTTGTGGGTATGCTCAGGACAAGATGCATACAAAGCAGAATGGGCCCCTTGGTTCACTTTTAGGTTAGTTGTATTTATTGTCAAAATGGGTAAGTCCACAAGCATGGTGACTGTGGAAATTCTATTCAGCTGTGAGCTAGATTGTGTCCTCTGTAATACATTGACTGACTTGTGTCAGTGTTATGGGGACAGCATGGGGGAAGCAGCTATAGCCATACAGTGGCATACCACACATTCATGTCCATGATTCACCACTGACAAGTTCTGATCTAAATCCAGCTGTCTGGAAGCGGCACAAGAGTCTTTCCGCAGGCTGGCAAAATTGGAAGGAAAGTCACTCCACACCGCTTACTTGTATCCCCTGGGGGAAATGGGTATTCCTACAAAGGAATGACACAGAGCTGGAAGGTGGTCTCTTGACCTGCCCTGTCCCTTCAGAGCACAAAGATAGATCAGATATGAATTTACATCTTCAACCTAAAGTAAATTTCAAGCTGGAAATTTTGCTGGTAACTTTCACTTGTTTGTGTGTCGTTAATGACGCTGTTGGCCTTGGAGGTGGTGCCAGTGCAGATTCCCcaggattttattttttattttatttagagatacagcactgagtttagaaggttgagggatgatctaatcaAGGCAATTAAAACTTTGAAGGGTGGATACAGAATATATCTCCTGTGCTAGGGAATCTAGCGTGAAGTAataaatcttaaaattagagccaggctgttcaggagtgaaatcaggaatcaCTTTTTCTCACAcagggttgtggaaatctggaacactatcttccaaaaggctgtggatgctggatgaATTGAAATCTTCtagactaagattgatagatttttgttaggtaagggtattgggGGATGTGAATCAAGGGCAgctaatggagttgaggtacagatcagctgtgatataattgaacggtggagcaggcttgagcggCCACCTTCTGTTGTTCTGTACAGCACTGGGAATCCCAACACCTACCAGAACCATTACAAGTCAGAGTGGTTCTGTGACACGATCAGTGTTAAAGAGGCAAAGTCCTTGGGGCTTCCAATCACTGCCCGTTTATATATGAAGGCTTTGCAGAGTTAGCTGCATCTTCCTACTGTTTACAAGAGGAGGTGCAAGAATTGGACGTGGCTGTATAAGATTGGGAGAACCTTATTGTGTGAGTCCTTTTAAAAAGTACAGCACTGGTAATAATGTCTGCTTGAACCACAGCACGACGCTCCCATTAAAACAGTCCACTGGATCAAAGCACCTAACTACAGCTGTGTGATGACAGGAAGCTGGGACAAGACGTTAAAGGTATGAATTGACTGTATTTGTTGCCATTCAACTTGCAGGGGTCACGCATTCTGTGATGTAACAGCCTGGGAGTAATGTAGGCAAACTGCTTtcgtttgtaaaaaaaaaaaatgtaatttatgggatgtgggtgtcactgacgaggctggtatttattgcccatccatagttgcctttgagaagatagtggtgagctgccttcttgagtcgCTGCCGTCCAAGTGGTGAAGTAATTCTCGCAGTgctggtagggagggagttccagaattttgacccagcgacagtgaagtaacagcaatGTATGTCCAAGTTGggttggtgtgtgacctggaggggaacttggagatgataGTATTTTCCATACGCCTGCTTCATTTGACCTGATACAGCAGCATGTGAGTATTGTAGGCAGGCTGCTTCTCTTTTTGCTATTGTAGCAGTGACTGGATAATAATGAGGAGTGGGAGTCCAAAGACACTAAGACCAGTTGTAGCATCTTCACCCCTGCCTTGCCTGGGATTGGCCAACTCAGCACCTAGAGTTAAACCTGGAAAAGTATTTTGTTTGAAACATCTTCGTGAAACAAGCTGAGTTAGCAAGTCGCAATGTCAAGTTGTTTTTGAGCTCAAGTCTTTAGATGCTGAACAGGGGATGTTGAATTGTTCCTCTTGTATTTCAGTTTTGGGACACTCGCTCTCCAAATCCCATGCTGACATTGCAGCTGCCAGAGAGGTGTTACTGTGCTGACGTGGTAGGTACATATATTATTACTACACCTATACAGGCACCTGTTGGAATTGCCACACAAGGAGATCAAGGGTGCTCACTCACCCTGACCCCTCAAATTAATGTAACTTGTTCCACTCAATAATAGACTGAACAGGAACAAGCCattacagagagatacagcactgaaacagggcctttggcccgCCGGgtctgctgaccaacaaccacccatttatactaatcctgcattaatcccatattccctaccacatccccaccattctcctaccacctacctacactaggggcaatttacaatggccaatttacttatcaacctgcaagtctttggctgtgggaggaaacaggagcacctggtggaaatccacgcggtcacagggagaacttgcaaactccacacacgcagtacccaggtcgctggaactgtgaggctgctgtgctaaccactgtgccactggtgAACCATTTTGTTGATTTTGTATCTTCGCAGTCTTCCCCTGGTGAACAGTGGGAGGACTTGCAGGCTGATTCACTGACAGATCACATGAGTGCTCCTTCCATAGCTGTAACCCATCTTTATACCAGTTGGTAGGATGGTTAGTCCTATATGTTGGGACGGTTTTATGGGATCCCACACCCATACCCTGTGAGGGGGTATTAGGGGTGGCACCTTCCCGAATATCCAACTTTGTCAACCATAATTCCGAGTCGAATGAGGTTCAAACCGTGTACGTTCTGACTCAGACAAGTGTGCTACCAGTAAGCCAAAGGTTTGCTTTTCAGTGAACTGTGAAGCTCCATATTGCTGTCTGATTACCCTTTTATTTTTCGCATCCTGAAACTTGACTTGTTGCTGAGTTTTCAGTTTCAGCCAGGAGTATGAGGGAGAGGAAGCAGGTGTGACTTTGTTCCTGCCGCCTTACTGATTGTTGGCTAGCTGCTGACTTGTTCCAGATATTCTTTGAGATTCTAATGTTTGGGAattaattcaatcaaggccttggaacagagctCTGCTCATAATGTGTGCCGTTAACTATGAAGTGGAGCAATAAAAATGTGAATATGTAGTCATCAAGTTGTGAAAATATTTCAACAAATTTACGAGATTGGTGCATTTTTGTGCAGTGATTAACAAATATGGAGATTCAATTAATGATGGAAAAGTGCATACATTCTGTAATTGTATTGTTAATCTCCACTGTATATTACAAGAGATTGTTGGAATGTTCACTGCATACAATAGGAAAGCAATAGAATGAAGGAGGACTTTTAGACAGGGGGTTGAGGAAAGAGAAATCTAATGTTAAAAGTTGCAAGGGTTTTCTTTGCTTGAACTTGGTTGTGTTACTCCAGTAAATGAATATGCAAGATCCCTTACTTACCCTCCTTCTCTCTTTTAAATGACAGTTATATCCCATGGCTGTGGTTGCCACTGCAGAGAGGGGTCTGATCGTCTACCAGCTCGAGAACCAGCCCTCCGAATTCAAGAGGATAGACTCTCCTCTCAAGCATCAGGTATAATGACAGCTGCACCTAACTGCTGGGGAAAGGGAGCAGTGCCAACAGCAGGAAACGTGCTATTTGTATTAATTTAGACTGTTGCACAGGTCCACACATGCCCAGAACACCTGCTACTGTGTTCAACGGCTTCTCTTTGTTATGTAGTTTCTGTTTTTTTGGTATATTTTTTGACAATTTCCCATGTTTATTTTTATGTTTCCACTCAAGCTAGAGTTTTATCTGTTAGATGTATCCCGTTTTTAAGAAATCTTTTAAATCAGAAGAAATTCAGTTAGAGCAATTGCCACATGCTTGACTCTCTCTCAGGTGCCTTATGTAAGTGTGCACATGTATTAAATTTATAAATCTATCGTATTTTCCCATCGCTAGGGAATAAATCCAAGTGTCATCCTACTGTGGCACAGAGCGTACTGTTATTTGTTTATCTAAACATTTGACTATACTGGGCCATCTTCATCTGTAAGCTTGTATGGCAAGGCTGAGCAGAGAATATGACTTTGGAGAGCCCAATCCTAGCCTGGCCCAATGTGCAGACACACCTCTCAAGCCAAGGTTACTGgagagagatcaggagcaggatctCCCCTCTATAACTGGAGGCTGTTACAGTCAATCTTAATTGCTACCCAGTGTAAGATGAACCAATTCGGCACAAATCATTTGCCCCACTGTCCAATTTGCAATGAAATTAATTACAGTACTTGTTTCTAAAATTTCTCACTGCCATCTCCTCCCaacacaactcaccaaggcttcttcacttACTAAATCTGCGACCTCCACCATTCAGAAGGGAAGCAGAGAACACCATCATGCCCAGTTCCTCTCCAGGTCTCATACCATCTAGGCTTGGAGATATATTGTCATTTCTTCATTGGgtgaaaatcctgaaactccctacctaatagcactgtgggagtatcttcaccaccTGAACAGTTTAAGAaggacaataaatgcaggccttgccagcattGCCTCAATCACATGAATGAAATAAATGCAGCTAGAGGTGGGTACATAATCTGTTGGGCATTAATTTAGTATGAAGCTCACATCCTCAAACACCTGTTAAACCACCTTTTTCAGCATCGATGTGTTGCCATCTTCAAAGACAAACAGAACAAGCCCACAGGATTTGCACTTGGAAGCATTGAGGGGCGAGTGGCCATTCATTACATAAACCCTCCCAACCCGTAAGTAGTCTCAATCTTTGGCCATTTCCTTACGATTTTTCGGTGCGCTACTTTAACAATTTGCTTAATTCCACCTTTTTTGAATAGTGCAAAAGACAACTTCACTTTCAAATGCCACCGATCTAATGGAACAACTAACACATCTGGGCCTCAAGATATCTATGCTGTGAGTATTGAAGCAGAAATCAGACCTGTTCATGCTGCAGAGCAGCAGCTTATTTTCTCTTGAGAATCTGATCATTGAGGGAAACAACTTGGAACAAGACTTGGCTAATAGCGAACTCTGGCACTTACAGACTGGCCATGTTATCAGTGCTCCCATTAATTCTACACCCAATTACTCACTAACTTTTTCAGTGCATTTACAACCAGGTAAGGAAATTGGAGAGTTGGGGCTTAAATAGAAAATCATTTAATAACCAGCCACTGCAACCTGATCTTAGAATAGATTTCAGCACAGTAGGTGGTCATTTGGCACATCATCCCTATTCTAGCTCCATCAGACCTGATCAATTTAATCATGCTTCCCTGTGATTAGAATGCATCCACAAACTTACAATCTGATATCAGTGAACAGTTTCaatcaaaacaaaaaatgctggaaatactcaacaggtcaggcagcatcagtggagagagaaacaaagttaatgtttgtcTATGATCTTTCATTAAAACTGGAAAATGTTAGCAATTAACAAGTTTTAAATAAGTACAGAGACAaggaaagaagaaaagggaaggtctgtgatagagaagaaggcaggagagactaaataacaaaaggggatggtaatgggacaagtaaagaaacaaaagatgggtttagAGGAGGTgaaaatggcaatagcagaatcattcCCAACACGAAAAAAAATGAGGGCAGTAGTTAtgagctgaaattgttgaactcggtgAGTCCCTAAGGCCATAAAGTGCCTCACCGAAAGATGACGTGCTGCTCCTTGAGTTTTTGTTCAACTTCATTGGAACAGCGTAGGAAGCCAAGAacagagaggtggggtggggggggaggaattaAAATGATGAGCTGtaccatttccgccacttccagtaTGATACTACCATCAATCACATCTTCCCTCCCCTTTCTGCATttcgaagggactgttccctcaaaAACGCCCTCGTCCACTCTTCAATCTCCACCAACACCCACTACCTTTCCCACTGCACCATCccgtgcaagcgcaggagatgcaatgcctgaccttttacctcctccctctccactgtccaggGCCTCAAATACTGCATCCACGTGAAATAGCAATTTATTTGTATTTCTTTCAACTTGgtcactgtattcactgctcaccatTCTCTAtattgggagaccaaatgcagataagGTGATTGCTTTGCAAATGCCTCCATTTAGCCTGCAATCATGACCATGAGCTTAAAATTGTCTTTTTAAAATCTCTGTCCCATTCCCACTCACCTCTGTCTTCAGCTTCCTACATTTCTCCACTGAAGTTCAATGGAAGCTTCAGGAACCGCACCACCTCTTTCGATTAGGAATTTTACAACcttctgaactcaatgttgagttcagtaatttcagatcatgaccattactcccattttttttttttttggacagcaattgttggtaatgattctgctcttGACATTTCCACCTTCTCTAGACtcatcatttgtttctttacttgtcccattaccatcctgtTTTACCTTGCACCTTCATCCCTTTTGTccttttaatttctcctgcccttcaccctatcacagaccatccctacctgccccccccccccacagcactgctttttccctgtctctgtacttgcttaagccAGTTACATCTCCAATTtgttctagttctgatgaaaattcatcgacctgaaacattaactttgtttctctcttcctAAATGCTGCcttatctgctgagcatttccagtatattctgtttttatttcaaatttgcaGTATTCACAATGTTTTGATCATGCTGGGTCAATCAGTTACAGGTTTTTAATTTTAGGCCCTGATTGTCTTACTGCCTTTTGAGTTTAAGACCCAAGGATTAAATGATTCTAACATGTTTTAATCCGCAATTCCAGGAATATCCCTTGTCTGTTAATATATTGAATAGAGCAGGTGGCACCCTGGTGCAAAACACGTGCTATAACTTGCTCAGCAATCTAACTGCACGTTGAGTGTTTGAAGGAGGTGCAAACACATTTGCACATAGCTCCATAATCACtgctcagagagagcaggagctgaCAATGCTGGGCTGTAGGCCCAACCTGGTACTCTAAAATAATGTTGTCCAGTAGAAATGCTGATGAGCCATGTGCGAACCTTTTGCAACCACATGCGCTTATTTTAGTAAAAAAAACGTCTTTTACACACATTCAGTGCAGGTAAACATACTTCATGTACGTAATTACTTAATAAGCATCCACCATTCAATAACCAAAGGAATAAAGCACGTAATACAATCAAAAAATGCTTGCGCACTCTGCTTTTTGTCTTGTATTTTACCAACAATCTCACACAGATTAAAGTTCGcaagctggaactcactgtccatgagattggtggaagtggagacaatcgataatttcaaaaggaaattggatgggcacgtgaaggaaataaacttgcaggactgcaGGGATCGAGCGAGGGAgtgcgactgactggattgctccacagagagccggcatgaactcaacaggccgaatggccgcctcctatgcAGTAAATGACTCTGACAAGCATATGCTGGACATGTGATCTCAATTCTCATGTGCACAATGACCGTGTCTGTTACTCATGTTTTATTTAATCAGAAATGAAATTAGCCACTTCCAGATTCCCAATTTGCCACATATGGCTAACATTTTGGATGACACTGCTGTACAAGTACCAGCCTGGCCCTTTTAATGTATTGTAGAAACTgttcagattccacaatgaaacctcAGGTGAGTTGTGACCAATGATTTAGTAAAGGATGTGCTGTCCGTTTCTCTGATTGCCGTTTAACACTCCTTTTGCTGCTTCTCCCAGGTGAATGGAATTGCATTCCACCCGATACACGGCACTCTTGCCACTGTAGGATCCGATGGCAGGTTCAGTTTTTGGGACAAAGATGCTCGCACAAAGCTCAAAACATCAGAGCAGCTTGACCAACAAATAGCTGCCTGCTGCTTCAACAATAATGGGAACATCTTTGCCTATTCATCAAGTTACGACTGGTCAAAAGTAAGTACAAAAGTGTCTGGCCCTCTTTGGATATCTGGCTAATGGGTGAAAAAAATTAAACCTTTGACCAGGTAACATCTCGTAAGCCTTTAGAGTTCTTGGGTCAGTAGTGGCAAGAGCTTGTTCCAGTAAAGAGTGCTGTCCCTGGCACCTGTGAAAAGAGTTAGTTCTCATAAGGGGCTGTCCCACAACTGAGACAGTAGCTGTTTCCAGTGAGGGATGCTGTTTTACAGCTGTGGAAAGTGCTGGTTCCAGTATTGGGTGCTCTGCTGCAGCTGTGATGAGAGCTAGTTCCTGTAGGGGGGCATGCTTCAGTTTCTTGCCAAATTTATTTTAAATTGAAATAGCACTCTAGTAGGAGAGTATTTCCAATCTCCGtcagttttttttaatattctttcaagggatgtgggcattgttgacaaggccaactgagtggtttgctaggccatttcagagggcagttaagagtcaaccacattgttgtgggtcgggAGACATATGTAGACCAGAtcgggtaaggatggcaaatttcattccctaaagggcattcgtgaaccagatgggtttttacaacaatcaatgatcgttttttggcaccattattgagattagttttcaattccagatttttattaattaatttgggcggcacagtaacgcagtggttagcatcacagcctcacagctcctgtgatctgggttcagttctgggtactgcctgtgcgtagtttgcaagttctccctgtgtctatgtgggtttctgccgggtgctccggtttcctcccacagccagacatgcaggttgatgggtaaattgcccctagtgtaggtaggtggtagaccgGTGAAGATGTggtggagaatatggggttaatgtaggattagtataagtgggtggttgttggtcggcatagactcggtgggccgaagggcctgtttcagtgctgtatctctaaataaataaattaaatttaaattccacctgctgtcatggtgggatttgaacctgtgtcccctgaGCATtaacctggacctctggattactagctgtgatattaccactatgccaccatctcccccttgtCCCCAGTTACCCTTTGTTGAATATTTCCCTTGTGATTGTGTACTGTGAAGACCCTGAAACCTCCCATGTGAGTTATAAGTTTGAATGTTGACAAGTTACTTGACTGGTTGAGATTGGCTCAGAGGCAAGCCCACTCTATCTTTACCAGTGGCCCACATAGACACAGTAGAAGTTACTGTTTGGCGACCAGGGCGTGAGACTCCTGGTTGatttctcattctccatctctgtgTCGAGGCTGATTCTGCTCCTGTCtgggatcagctaattcagcacatatGGAGGATCAAACCCAAGACCAGCTGCTCACTCTGGTTGATCTTTTGTGAAGCTTCACACAGCTTTCATTGTGTAAAGTAGTGATCTATACCCTGAGTCTTCGAATAGGCATTTCTACCTGAGCCCTAGCTGGCACTGTATTGGGCATTGCAATCAGCATGTAACTTGATTCGGAATGTCATTGTGCCTGCCACATGCACACCTCTCCACCGTCCCAGCAACGCTGGTGAATTTTAATCCTGACCTGACAGCAGCATTTAGAATTTTAAACGTGGTGTCCAAGCCCAAAACTATTCTGGACCTTGTTACAGTTACAGAAGTTGGGATAGATGTTATGTTTGATTTCGTTTTTCCATACTTTTTAATCAGAAGAATTTACTGTATCTGATGCTCTGTATTAGACGTAAACTATATTTAATCTCTGATTAGGAATGATTTTAAAATATGACAAGCACATAACAGACTGAAACTTTCCTTAATTTTTACTTGGATTTTTGGAAGGCATAATATATTAAACTTAATGTAACCAGAGACATTTTATTGAAGCCtccgtgtgctaagaattacgctgacagtcaatttaagattgtcagtcgggctcgcagtgtggcgcattagcacgtactggaagctacatctatgaatacacagggccctgttctttgcagacagaaagaacatgtgcacacattgcgcctgtttcagttaaacaaaataGTTGACAGCTGGTTcaatcctcagggcaatgtcttgaccaatcaaagtcaagctgtctgatttacatttca is part of the Heterodontus francisci isolate sHetFra1 chromosome 16, sHetFra1.hap1, whole genome shotgun sequence genome and encodes:
- the rae1 gene encoding mRNA export factor; amino-acid sequence: MSIFGTSGGFGTGSMFGGTAADNHNPMKDIEVMSPPDDSISCLEFSPPTLPGNFLIAGSWANDVRCWEIQDSGQTVPKAQQMHTGPVLDVCWSDDGSKVVTASCDKTAKMWDLNSNQAIQIAQHDAPIKTVHWIKAPNYSCVMTGSWDKTLKFWDTRSPNPMLTLQLPERCYCADVLYPMAVVATAERGLIVYQLENQPSEFKRIDSPLKHQHRCVAIFKDKQNKPTGFALGSIEGRVAIHYINPPNPAKDNFTFKCHRSNGTTNTSGPQDIYAVNGIAFHPIHGTLATVGSDGRFSFWDKDARTKLKTSEQLDQQIAACCFNNNGNIFAYSSSYDWSKGHEYFNPQKKNYIFLRNAAEELKPRNKKGI